One window of Sinorhizobium numidicum genomic DNA carries:
- a CDS encoding helix-turn-helix transcriptional regulator translates to MLARELADISAMIGGIGTPDFGPALDAMLRAVVPFDLSVVFAFPYDARPILLHDGYTHEVAPHALAAYLGGAYLLDPFYVACNNGQEAGLWRMRELAPDRFFRSGFSSSAEVHPCVSLEKGSLIEEVGFVIPLQEGMQATYSLMRCRGRSFSGRELDRLRLYEPIVRQAVRSNWRRQDTAAAVPRDEAADAMERAFESLFSDRLTKQQRNIVRLILRGHSNLSIGKAMNIAEGTVRIHRKNIYRRLGISGQGALFRIFIDHLNRRQFY, encoded by the coding sequence ATGTTGGCAAGGGAACTGGCGGATATCTCGGCAATGATCGGCGGTATCGGCACCCCGGATTTCGGCCCGGCGCTTGATGCAATGTTGCGGGCTGTCGTCCCTTTCGATCTGTCGGTGGTCTTTGCTTTCCCTTACGACGCCCGGCCGATCCTGTTGCATGACGGCTATACGCATGAAGTCGCGCCGCATGCGCTGGCGGCCTATCTCGGCGGGGCCTATCTGCTCGATCCGTTCTACGTTGCTTGCAACAACGGTCAGGAGGCAGGCCTATGGCGCATGCGGGAGCTCGCGCCGGACCGCTTTTTCCGCTCGGGCTTCTCATCCTCGGCGGAGGTTCACCCTTGCGTCTCGCTGGAGAAGGGTTCGCTTATCGAGGAGGTGGGGTTCGTCATTCCGCTGCAAGAAGGCATGCAGGCGACGTATTCGCTGATGCGCTGCCGCGGTCGGTCGTTCAGCGGGCGGGAACTGGATCGCTTGAGGCTCTACGAACCGATCGTGCGACAGGCTGTACGTTCGAATTGGCGTCGACAGGACACGGCGGCCGCGGTGCCTCGGGACGAGGCAGCCGATGCGATGGAACGTGCCTTCGAGAGCCTTTTTTCCGACCGGTTGACCAAACAGCAGCGCAATATTGTCCGGCTGATCCTGCGCGGCCACAGCAATCTATCGATCGGCAAGGCGATGAACATTGCCGAAGGGACCGTTCGGATCCACCGCAAGAATATTTATCGCCGGCTTGGTATTTCCGGCCAAGGCGCGCTGTTCCGAATTTTCATAGATCACCTGAACCGGCGCCAGTTCTACTAG
- the ptsN gene encoding PTS IIA-like nitrogen regulatory protein PtsN: MALAGLLHQNAIIPAMRANSKKQLLQELAAKASKLTGLPEREIFDVILQRERLGSTGVGNGIAIPHGKLSNLPSIVGIFARLDTPVDFEALDDQPVDLVFLLLAPEGAGADHLKALSRIARVLRDHDMVAKIRASDSASAIYTLLNDDTTSHAA; this comes from the coding sequence ATGGCATTGGCAGGCTTGCTGCATCAAAATGCGATCATCCCGGCCATGAGGGCCAACTCGAAGAAACAACTCCTTCAGGAACTGGCGGCAAAAGCATCCAAACTCACCGGTTTGCCGGAGCGGGAAATCTTCGACGTCATCCTGCAGCGGGAACGGCTCGGATCCACCGGCGTCGGCAACGGCATCGCCATCCCGCACGGGAAGCTCAGCAATCTTCCGTCGATCGTCGGCATCTTCGCACGGCTCGACACGCCGGTCGATTTCGAGGCGCTCGACGACCAGCCGGTCGATCTCGTCTTTCTGCTGCTCGCGCCGGAAGGCGCCGGTGCCGACCACCTGAAGGCACTGTCTCGCATCGCGCGCGTGCTGCGCGACCATGACATGGTGGCGAAGATCCGGGCGAGTGATTCCGCCAGCGCGATCTACACCCTGCTCAACGACGACACGACTTCGCACGCCGCATGA
- the hpf gene encoding ribosome hibernation-promoting factor, HPF/YfiA family, which translates to MSVRVSGKHMEIGESFRARIGEQIQQAVTKYFDGGYSSQVTVEKSGSRFSADCKLHLDTGVVLQANGQANEPQLAFDGAAERIEKRLRRYKRKLKDHHNGNGQSAAEVAYTVMDSVPDADEEVPEDYAPTIVAESTKQLRTMSVASAVMALDMTDEPVLMFRSPGNKDLNIVYRRNDGNIGWIDAANIKA; encoded by the coding sequence ATGAGTGTGCGTGTATCCGGTAAACATATGGAAATCGGCGAATCGTTCCGCGCCCGTATTGGGGAGCAGATACAGCAGGCCGTGACCAAATATTTCGACGGAGGATATTCAAGCCAGGTCACTGTGGAAAAGTCTGGATCGCGTTTCAGCGCGGACTGCAAGCTTCATCTCGACACGGGCGTGGTATTGCAGGCGAACGGCCAGGCGAACGAGCCTCAGCTAGCCTTTGATGGGGCTGCGGAGCGTATCGAAAAGCGGCTTCGACGCTACAAGCGCAAGCTCAAGGATCATCATAACGGCAACGGCCAGAGCGCTGCCGAGGTGGCCTACACAGTGATGGATTCGGTGCCTGATGCGGACGAGGAAGTTCCGGAGGATTATGCACCGACGATCGTTGCCGAAAGCACGAAACAACTGAGGACGATGTCCGTTGCAAGCGCTGTCATGGCACTCGACATGACGGACGAACCGGTACTGATGTTTCGCAGTCCCGGCAACAAAGATCTGAATATCGTCTATCGGCGCAACGATGGAAATATTGGCTGGATCGACGCCGCCAATATCAAGGCATGA
- the rpoN gene encoding RNA polymerase factor sigma-54 — MALSASLHLRQSQSLIMTPQLMQSIQLLQMTHLELNQFIAQEVEKNPLLECQSGDEMVIPQDRAGREEAASLSVDTGSDTGSDADEAGTQRDLYDSATSSTGERLSEQLDADFANVFPDDTTPQRADAPELLGQWKSMPGGGDGDNGEGYDLDDFVAGRKTLREALLEQLPFALGTPGDRLIAQHLIDQLDEAGYLHADLRETAARLGAATEDVTRVLLVLQQFDPPGVFARSLSECLAIQLRARDRLDPAMDALVANLELLARRDFASLKKICGVDEEDLIDMLAEIRKLDPKPGTSFETCVSEAIIPDVTVRAAPNGSWLVELNPDALPRVLVNHDYFAEISRGTQKNSADQAFLSECLQNANWLTRSLDQRARTIMKVASEIVRQQDAFLVNGVDHLRPLNLRIVADAIKMHESTVSRVTSNKYMLTPRGLFELKYFFTVSIGSAENGDAHSAESVRHRIRTMINQESAGAVLSDDDIVESLKQAGVDIARRTVAKYREAMNIPSSVQRRREKRALAKAAGF, encoded by the coding sequence ATGGCTTTGTCCGCCAGCCTTCATTTGCGACAGTCGCAGTCGCTGATCATGACACCGCAACTGATGCAGTCGATCCAGCTGCTGCAGATGACCCATCTGGAGCTCAATCAGTTCATCGCCCAGGAGGTCGAGAAGAATCCGCTGCTCGAATGTCAGTCCGGCGATGAAATGGTAATCCCGCAGGATCGCGCCGGCCGCGAGGAAGCGGCATCCCTCTCCGTCGACACTGGCAGCGACACCGGAAGCGACGCGGACGAGGCTGGCACCCAGCGCGACCTTTACGATAGCGCCACATCGAGCACCGGCGAGAGGCTCAGCGAACAGCTCGACGCCGACTTCGCAAACGTCTTCCCGGACGACACGACGCCGCAGCGCGCCGATGCTCCGGAGTTGCTCGGCCAATGGAAATCGATGCCCGGCGGGGGCGACGGCGACAATGGCGAGGGATACGATCTCGACGATTTTGTCGCCGGCCGAAAAACTCTGAGGGAGGCCCTTCTCGAACAACTTCCCTTCGCGCTCGGCACGCCCGGAGACCGACTGATTGCCCAACATCTCATCGACCAGCTCGATGAAGCAGGCTACCTGCACGCCGACCTGCGGGAGACGGCGGCCAGGCTCGGCGCGGCGACAGAAGACGTGACGCGCGTGCTGCTCGTCCTGCAGCAATTCGATCCGCCGGGCGTCTTCGCACGCAGCCTCAGCGAATGTCTCGCCATTCAGCTGCGCGCGCGCGACCGCCTCGATCCGGCGATGGACGCGCTCGTCGCCAATCTGGAGCTTTTGGCGCGCCGCGATTTCGCCAGCCTCAAGAAAATCTGCGGCGTTGACGAGGAAGATCTGATCGACATGCTCGCCGAAATCCGCAAGCTCGACCCGAAACCGGGCACCAGCTTCGAAACCTGCGTCAGCGAGGCGATCATACCCGACGTCACCGTACGCGCGGCGCCGAACGGTAGCTGGCTGGTCGAACTCAATCCTGACGCCCTGCCCCGGGTTCTCGTCAATCACGACTATTTCGCCGAGATCTCGCGCGGCACCCAGAAAAACAGTGCCGACCAGGCCTTTCTCAGCGAATGCTTGCAGAATGCCAACTGGCTGACGCGCAGCCTCGACCAGCGCGCCAGGACGATCATGAAGGTGGCGAGCGAGATCGTCAGGCAGCAGGACGCCTTTCTCGTCAACGGCGTCGACCACCTGCGCCCACTCAACCTCAGAATAGTCGCCGACGCGATCAAGATGCATGAATCGACGGTGAGCCGAGTTACATCGAACAAATACATGCTGACGCCTCGCGGGCTATTCGAATTGAAGTACTTCTTCACCGTTTCGATCGGCTCGGCCGAGAATGGGGATGCACACTCGGCGGAATCCGTTCGTCATCGGATCCGCACGATGATCAATCAGGAAAGCGCAGGCGCGGTGCTTTCCGACGACGACATCGTCGAGAGCTTAAAGCAGGCCGGCGTCGACATCGCCCGGCGGACCGTCGCCAAATATCGCGAGGCGATGAACATACCTTCCTCCGTCCAGCGACGGCGCGAGAAGCGGGCACTCGCCAAGGCTGCCGGCTTCTGA
- the lptB gene encoding LPS export ABC transporter ATP-binding protein produces the protein MPFLHKRKRVRKPSAAAIAAHAVDKARYDGTLIARSLTKSYRSRRVVNGVSLVVRRGEAVGLLGPNGAGKTTCFYMITGLVPVDEGSIEINGNDVTSMPMYRRARLGVGYLPQEASIFRGLTVEENIRAVLEVHDENLDRRESKLNDLLGEFSITHLRKSPAIALSGGERRRLEIARALATDPTFMLLDEPFAGVDPISVADIQALVRHLTSRGIGVLITDHNVRETLGLIDRAYIIHAGEVLTHGRANDIVTNPDVRRLYLGDNFSL, from the coding sequence ATTCCTTTTCTTCACAAACGCAAACGGGTCAGAAAGCCGTCGGCGGCAGCCATAGCTGCCCACGCGGTCGACAAGGCACGCTATGACGGCACGCTGATCGCCCGCAGCCTCACAAAGTCCTATCGCTCGCGCCGGGTCGTCAATGGCGTATCGCTCGTCGTGCGCCGTGGCGAGGCCGTCGGCCTGCTTGGGCCGAACGGCGCCGGCAAGACGACCTGCTTTTACATGATCACCGGCCTAGTGCCCGTCGACGAAGGCTCGATCGAGATCAACGGCAATGATGTCACCTCGATGCCGATGTATCGTCGGGCCCGCCTTGGGGTCGGCTATCTGCCGCAGGAGGCTTCAATCTTCCGCGGGCTGACGGTCGAGGAAAATATCCGCGCCGTGCTCGAAGTTCACGACGAGAACCTCGACCGCCGAGAGAGCAAGCTCAACGATCTGCTTGGTGAATTTTCGATCACCCACCTGCGCAAGTCTCCGGCGATCGCCCTTTCCGGAGGCGAACGGCGGCGTCTCGAAATCGCGCGGGCGCTCGCGACCGACCCGACATTCATGCTGCTCGATGAGCCTTTCGCGGGCGTCGACCCGATCTCGGTCGCCGATATCCAGGCGCTTGTGCGGCATCTGACCTCGCGCGGCATCGGCGTTCTCATCACCGACCACAACGTGCGCGAGACGCTCGGACTGATCGATCGCGCCTATATCATCCATGCCGGCGAAGTGCTGACGCATGGCCGCGCCAACGACATCGTTACCAACCCAGACGTACGCAGGCTCTATCTCGGCGATAACTTCAGTCTCTGA
- a CDS encoding LptA/OstA family protein, translating to MSVKATVFFKISASLVIAGIGALMIVSDASAQATSSNMKGLQLSNDKPIQIESDKLEIKDPESKAIFTGNVKVVQGTTTLQAGSMTVFYKTGGGTISSGSADIDRIEVSNRVLLDSGTQQATADTGSFNLTKQTLVLKGEKVVLSEGKNVFVGCQLNVQMDTGEAQLEACGGRVQIQLDPQSRKKN from the coding sequence ATGTCGGTCAAAGCTACCGTTTTTTTTAAGATTTCCGCCAGCCTGGTCATTGCCGGGATCGGCGCCTTGATGATTGTCTCCGATGCGTCCGCGCAGGCGACGTCCAGCAACATGAAGGGCCTCCAGCTCTCCAACGACAAGCCGATCCAGATCGAGAGCGACAAGCTCGAAATCAAGGATCCCGAAAGCAAGGCGATCTTCACGGGCAATGTCAAAGTCGTTCAGGGCACGACAACGCTGCAGGCCGGCAGCATGACGGTGTTTTACAAGACAGGCGGCGGTACCATTTCGAGTGGCAGCGCCGATATCGATCGTATCGAGGTGAGCAATCGCGTGCTCCTCGATTCCGGCACTCAGCAGGCGACCGCCGACACCGGCTCCTTCAACCTGACCAAGCAGACACTGGTGCTCAAGGGCGAGAAAGTGGTGTTGTCGGAAGGCAAGAATGTTTTCGTCGGCTGCCAGTTGAACGTGCAGATGGATACGGGTGAAGCCCAGTTGGAAGCCTGCGGCGGCCGCGTGCAGATCCAACTCGATCCGCAGTCCCGCAAGAAGAACTGA
- the lptC gene encoding LPS export ABC transporter periplasmic protein LptC: MLNEARFPAIFSDSGTSSSDAYASAARHSALVRRLKVILPLAAGTIALIFVAVSFVRAFLPEQLQLETATIENGKIVMQNPAISGRNKQDISYSMKAQRALQDIANPNIITLETIHAEMPVNETLIATVDAASGIYDRGANTLDMNAPFTISMNNGVNADFRSAYLDINAGEMETKQPIAISMNGGSIIAQKLRMTDKGRIVTFEGMVRVNVEPSTIRKNAK; this comes from the coding sequence ATGCTGAACGAAGCACGATTTCCCGCAATCTTTAGCGATTCGGGCACGAGCTCTTCGGATGCCTACGCCTCGGCGGCGCGGCATTCGGCGCTGGTCAGGCGCCTGAAAGTGATATTGCCGCTCGCTGCGGGCACTATCGCGCTGATTTTTGTGGCGGTCTCCTTCGTACGCGCCTTTCTGCCGGAGCAACTGCAGCTTGAAACGGCAACGATCGAGAACGGCAAGATCGTGATGCAGAACCCGGCGATCTCCGGCCGCAACAAGCAGGATATCAGCTATTCGATGAAGGCGCAGCGCGCGCTGCAGGATATCGCGAATCCGAACATCATCACTCTCGAGACGATCCACGCGGAAATGCCGGTCAACGAGACGCTGATTGCGACAGTGGACGCGGCAAGCGGCATCTATGATCGTGGTGCCAACACGCTCGATATGAACGCACCGTTCACGATTTCCATGAATAATGGCGTCAATGCCGATTTCCGATCGGCCTATCTGGACATCAATGCGGGCGAAATGGAAACGAAACAGCCGATCGCGATCAGCATGAACGGCGGATCGATCATTGCGCAGAAGCTGCGAATGACAGATAAGGGACGTATTGTAACATTCGAGGGCATGGTACGGGTGAATGTTGAACCCAGCACCATCCGCAAGAACGCAAAATAA
- the sppA gene encoding signal peptide peptidase SppA, with the protein MDELAIADRRSLRRKLSFWRWAAAGLLVAGALVLFALSGWGEVAERTRDHVARVTVSGLIQDDRELVERLDRIAENDSVKALIVTISSPGGTTYGGEVLYNAIRKVAAKKPVVSDVRTLAASAGYLIALAGDRIVAGETSITGSIGVIFQYPQVKNLMDKLGVSLESIKSRPLKAEPSPFHPPSDEARAMIQTMIDDSYAWFVDLVAERRKLPRPDALALADGRIFTGRQALKDKLVDTLGGDDEIRAFLADRKVPKELAVVDWEESGGKLPFGLGALVSEWIKMLGYDAFPSMRAFEKIGGEKLFLDGLVSVWQVDGQLKRQDILP; encoded by the coding sequence ATGGATGAACTTGCCATTGCCGACCGCCGCAGCCTGCGCAGAAAACTAAGCTTCTGGCGTTGGGCGGCTGCGGGCCTCCTCGTCGCCGGCGCCCTCGTACTGTTTGCCCTTTCCGGTTGGGGCGAGGTGGCGGAGCGCACCCGCGATCACGTAGCGCGCGTGACCGTTTCGGGCCTCATCCAGGATGATCGGGAACTGGTCGAGCGCCTGGATAGGATTGCGGAGAACGATTCCGTCAAGGCTTTGATCGTGACGATATCATCCCCGGGCGGGACCACCTATGGCGGTGAAGTGCTCTACAATGCGATCCGCAAGGTGGCTGCCAAGAAGCCGGTCGTCTCGGATGTACGGACACTTGCTGCGTCCGCCGGATACCTGATTGCACTTGCCGGCGATCGGATCGTCGCCGGCGAGACCTCCATCACCGGATCCATCGGCGTCATATTCCAGTACCCGCAGGTCAAGAACCTGATGGACAAGCTCGGCGTGTCGCTCGAATCGATCAAGTCGAGACCGCTCAAGGCGGAGCCCTCTCCATTCCATCCGCCAAGCGACGAGGCCCGGGCGATGATCCAGACGATGATCGACGACAGCTATGCCTGGTTTGTCGATCTGGTGGCAGAACGACGCAAGCTGCCGCGGCCGGATGCGCTCGCGCTGGCGGACGGCCGGATATTTACGGGGCGGCAGGCGCTCAAGGACAAACTCGTCGATACACTCGGTGGTGACGACGAGATCAGGGCGTTTCTGGCTGATCGGAAGGTGCCAAAAGAGCTTGCGGTCGTGGACTGGGAGGAGTCAGGCGGCAAACTGCCATTCGGCCTTGGCGCACTCGTCTCCGAATGGATCAAGATGTTGGGATATGACGCTTTTCCGTCGATGAGGGCGTTCGAAAAGATCGGCGGAGAGAAGTTGTTTCTTGACGGTCTTGTTTCGGTTTGGCAGGTTGATGGCCAATTGAAAAGGCAAGATATCTTGCCCTGA
- a CDS encoding integration host factor subunit beta has protein sequence MIKSELVQIVAARNPHLYHRDVENIVNAVLDEITDALAAGNRVELRGFGAFSVKNRPSRSGRNPRTGDSVFVEEKWVPFFKTGKELRERLNPDMNGDDED, from the coding sequence GTGATCAAGTCAGAACTGGTGCAGATTGTCGCGGCGCGCAATCCGCATCTCTACCACCGCGATGTCGAAAATATCGTCAATGCGGTTCTCGATGAGATCACAGATGCGCTCGCGGCAGGAAACCGGGTCGAGCTCCGCGGCTTCGGCGCCTTCTCGGTCAAGAACAGACCGTCGCGCTCCGGCCGCAACCCGCGCACGGGCGATTCCGTTTTCGTAGAGGAAAAATGGGTGCCTTTCTTCAAGACCGGCAAGGAACTGCGTGAGCGGCTCAACCCGGACATGAACGGCGACGATGAGGACTGA
- a CDS encoding DUF1049 domain-containing protein: protein MFKKLINIVVLVPVGVILIVLSVANRQMVTLALNPFNTADTVLSVSAPFFVFLFLAVILGLIVGATAMWINQGKYRRRARNEANEALKWHREAEKQRRQAESQAQHTALPTPRT from the coding sequence ATGTTCAAGAAGCTGATCAATATCGTCGTTCTCGTGCCGGTCGGGGTGATCCTGATCGTGCTGAGCGTTGCCAACCGCCAAATGGTGACTTTGGCCCTCAATCCGTTCAATACGGCCGATACCGTGCTCTCTGTCTCGGCACCGTTTTTCGTTTTCCTCTTCCTCGCTGTCATACTCGGCCTGATCGTCGGGGCGACGGCGATGTGGATCAATCAGGGAAAATACCGGCGCCGCGCCCGCAATGAAGCGAACGAAGCGCTGAAATGGCACCGCGAGGCGGAAAAACAACGCAGGCAGGCGGAAAGTCAGGCACAGCACACGGCTTTGCCGACGCCACGGACCTGA
- a CDS encoding SRPBCC family protein — MDMTGEERIAARRDAVWQCLNDPEILRRCIPGCQLLEMISPTELTAVVKVKIGPVSATFNGNVILSNLNPPASYRISGEGKGGVAGFAKGGADVTLSEEGDETVLRYDVKAEVGGKLAQLGSRLIDSTSRKLAQQFFSDFNLAVTGAAEAAS; from the coding sequence ATGGACATGACGGGCGAGGAACGTATCGCGGCGCGCCGGGACGCAGTCTGGCAGTGCTTGAACGATCCGGAAATTTTAAGACGATGCATTCCGGGCTGCCAGTTGCTCGAGATGATATCGCCGACGGAGCTTACGGCGGTGGTCAAGGTCAAGATCGGTCCGGTTTCGGCGACCTTCAACGGCAATGTCATCCTTTCCAACCTCAATCCACCCGCCAGCTACAGGATATCCGGCGAGGGCAAAGGCGGCGTCGCCGGTTTCGCCAAGGGAGGTGCCGACGTGACGCTCTCAGAGGAGGGTGACGAAACGGTGCTGCGTTATGATGTCAAGGCGGAGGTCGGCGGCAAACTCGCTCAGCTCGGGTCGCGCCTGATCGATTCGACGTCGAGGAAGCTCGCGCAGCAGTTCTTTTCCGACTTCAACCTGGCCGTCACGGGCGCAGCCGAAGCGGCGAGCTAG
- a CDS encoding class I SAM-dependent methyltransferase, which translates to MKEKDRRSKNASVTAAKGRGAEARGGRHEQRQPPAKGVPFKGKPAATPPSKAVLQRSSLKEAAAVRVVKPRTGEKPAETVPLILETVATAGYHLIDSGDGEKLEQYGPYRVVRPEAQALWPKSLPASVWEKADAVFTGDTDEDGMGRWRFPGEVLGETWPMKLLDTDFLGRFTSFRHVGVFPEQLAHWSWMRDQVATADRPLKVLNLFGYTGVASLIAAKAGAEVTHVDASKKAIGWARENQTLARAEKLPIRWICDDAMKFIQREERRGSRYDIILTDPPKFGRGPNGEVWQLFDHLPAMLDTCREILSPEARGLVLTAYSIRASFYSIHELMRETMRGRGGRVESGELIIREGGLDGKEPGRALSTSLFSRWVPE; encoded by the coding sequence GTGAAGGAAAAAGATCGGCGATCGAAGAACGCCTCGGTCACGGCGGCGAAGGGCCGGGGCGCCGAGGCGCGCGGCGGTCGTCACGAGCAAAGACAGCCGCCGGCAAAGGGCGTCCCATTCAAGGGCAAGCCCGCCGCAACGCCGCCCTCGAAGGCCGTGCTGCAGCGCTCCTCCTTGAAGGAGGCCGCCGCGGTGCGCGTCGTCAAGCCGAGGACCGGAGAGAAGCCGGCCGAAACCGTGCCGCTCATCCTCGAAACGGTTGCTACCGCCGGCTATCACCTGATCGATAGCGGCGATGGGGAGAAGCTCGAGCAATATGGTCCCTATCGCGTCGTCCGGCCGGAGGCTCAGGCACTGTGGCCGAAGTCGCTGCCGGCATCGGTCTGGGAAAAAGCGGACGCCGTCTTCACCGGCGATACCGACGAGGACGGCATGGGACGCTGGCGTTTTCCGGGGGAGGTGCTCGGCGAAACCTGGCCGATGAAGCTTCTAGATACGGATTTCCTCGGCCGTTTTACTTCGTTCCGGCATGTCGGCGTTTTTCCAGAGCAGCTTGCCCATTGGTCATGGATGCGGGATCAGGTGGCGACGGCCGACCGGCCGCTCAAAGTTCTCAATCTCTTCGGCTATACCGGCGTCGCCTCACTGATTGCCGCCAAGGCGGGCGCAGAAGTCACGCATGTCGACGCTTCCAAGAAAGCGATCGGCTGGGCGCGCGAGAACCAGACGCTGGCGCGTGCCGAAAAACTGCCGATCCGCTGGATCTGCGACGACGCGATGAAGTTCATCCAGCGTGAGGAGCGGCGCGGCAGCCGCTACGACATCATCCTGACGGATCCGCCGAAATTTGGTCGCGGCCCGAACGGCGAGGTTTGGCAGCTTTTCGATCATCTGCCGGCGATGCTGGACACCTGCCGCGAGATCCTGTCGCCGGAGGCGCGCGGCTTGGTGCTCACCGCCTATTCCATCCGTGCGAGCTTCTATTCGATCCACGAGCTCATGCGCGAGACGATGCGCGGGCGCGGCGGCCGGGTGGAATCGGGCGAGCTCATCATCCGCGAGGGCGGTCTCGACGGCAAAGAGCCGGGCCGGGCGCTCTCCACCTCCCTTTTCAGTCGCTGGGTACCCGAATGA
- a CDS encoding TrmH family RNA methyltransferase → MNNDRGDHGTSRVGQVKEVTSLTNPIIKDIRSLAQKKHRDETRSFMAEGLKLVIDALDLGWKIKTLVYAKAAKGKLQVEQVAAKTVAKGGLVLEVSEKVISTITRRDNPQMVVGIFEQRYRPLKDIHPQEGETYVALDRVRDPGNLGTIIRTADAAGASGVILVGETTDPFSLETVRATMGSVFAMPIVRTNAEDFIKWQKTTGVRVVATHLAGSVDYRTIDYKSKPVVLLMGNEQAGLPVELAREAGALARIPQAGRADSLNLAIATGIMLFEARRHLLSLDAGA, encoded by the coding sequence ATGAACAATGACAGAGGCGATCACGGCACGTCGCGCGTCGGCCAGGTGAAGGAGGTTACCAGCCTCACCAATCCGATCATCAAGGACATCCGCTCGCTTGCCCAGAAGAAGCACCGTGACGAGACGCGCTCCTTCATGGCCGAGGGCCTGAAGCTGGTAATCGACGCGCTCGATCTCGGCTGGAAGATCAAGACGCTCGTCTATGCCAAGGCGGCGAAGGGCAAGCTGCAGGTCGAGCAGGTGGCGGCGAAGACAGTGGCTAAAGGCGGTCTCGTCCTCGAGGTCAGCGAGAAGGTGATTTCGACAATCACCCGGCGCGACAATCCGCAGATGGTCGTCGGTATTTTCGAGCAGCGTTATCGGCCGCTCAAGGATATCCACCCGCAGGAGGGCGAGACCTATGTGGCGCTCGACCGTGTTCGCGACCCCGGCAATCTCGGAACAATCATCCGCACCGCTGACGCCGCGGGCGCGTCGGGCGTCATTCTCGTCGGCGAGACCACAGACCCTTTCTCGCTTGAAACCGTGCGGGCGACGATGGGGTCGGTGTTTGCCATGCCGATCGTCCGTACCAATGCCGAGGACTTCATAAAATGGCAGAAGACGACCGGCGTTCGCGTTGTGGCGACGCATCTGGCAGGCTCGGTCGATTACAGGACGATCGACTATAAGTCGAAGCCCGTCGTGCTGTTGATGGGCAATGAACAGGCCGGCCTGCCGGTGGAACTCGCGCGCGAAGCGGGCGCACTCGCCCGTATTCCGCAGGCCGGACGTGCGGACTCGCTCAATCTTGCCATTGCCACTGGCATTATGCTGTTCGAAGCGCGGCGCCACCTCTTGTCTCTGGATGCTGGCGCATGA
- the lspA gene encoding signal peptidase II: protein MSGGKTLFSRPLPIAVFILIAIAADQIVKYLVEAFLPFQQAVPVIPMLALYRTYNYGVAFSMLSGMEAWFIVGIRLAVVAFVLWLWRRTPKDRFFAHLGYAMIIAGALGNLVDRLLFGYVIDYVLFHTATWSFAVFNLADSFITVGAGAIILDELLQAKKERSLKL, encoded by the coding sequence ATGAGTGGAGGCAAGACCCTGTTCTCCCGGCCGCTGCCGATTGCGGTCTTCATTCTGATTGCGATCGCCGCGGACCAGATCGTCAAGTATCTCGTGGAGGCTTTTCTGCCGTTCCAGCAGGCGGTGCCGGTCATTCCGATGCTGGCTCTCTATCGGACCTATAATTATGGCGTGGCCTTCTCCATGCTTTCCGGCATGGAAGCGTGGTTCATCGTCGGCATCCGCCTCGCTGTTGTCGCCTTCGTGCTGTGGCTGTGGCGGCGCACGCCGAAGGATCGCTTCTTCGCCCACCTCGGCTATGCGATGATCATCGCCGGCGCGTTGGGCAACCTCGTCGACCGGCTGCTCTTCGGCTACGTCATCGACTATGTTCTGTTCCACACGGCGACATGGTCATTTGCGGTCTTCAACCTCGCGGACAGTTTCATCACGGTCGGGGCAGGTGCGATCATCCTGGACGAACTTCTGCAGGCCAAAAAGGAACGTTCGCTAAAACTTTAG